GCCATAGTGGGGGAATAAAAAGGTTGATACCACGAAGCATTTGTTCACAGTGCCTGGTTTGACAGTCAAAGGACAGTAGTTGTCATTATTAAATAGACACATTTGGTAATTGTTAAGTACAACCTAGTGAGTATTCTCACCCCTCTTCCCATCTATCTTTCCTACGCAGTTTAAAGTTCTTTCTAATTCCTCTCTagtcacaattttaaaaacagactgtTATGGGAAATTCACCAACTCATCACCTAGGTAGCTGATTTAATTTCTCCAGAGATTTTCACTTAGAgtgtttgtgtttcctttctgAGCCACTAGATGGCACATGACAACTGCTGCCCAGCTACTCATGTTCTGATTAGGAAGCATTTGTATTCCCATTCAGTTATGTAATACAATTTCCAATGGCCCTGGTGGTTTCTCCTTTCTGAATGTGGTTTTCCATTGATATCCCTGGGGGATTAGTTCTAGGAATCCTTCCACATAAATGTGTACATGCTCAAGTCTGTATAACATGGTAGATAATATTTGCAGTAGGACTTCCACACATCTTTCTGTATACATTAACACTATCTCTACATTGCTTATGAAATCCTATACAATGCAACTGCTATTGAAGTATATTATAGATGGAATTTGGGGGGACTATATTCAGAGTGAGGTTGGTTGAATACACAGATGGCGCTCGAAAGTAGAGGGCtgaatgtattatatattctTATCAAAACATGGTATCCATcgggtggagagatgactcaatggttaagagccctgactgttcttccagaggtccagagttcaattcccagcaaccacgtggtcaCTCACAACCCTCTGAAACGGgaccagatgccctcttttggtttGTCAGaggagagctacagtgtactcatatacatacaataaataaatcttaaaaaaaaagaagaaagaataaagtatcCAAATACAGTTCCTTTGCCTTTGAAGACTGTAGTTATATGCATTCTGTCTTGCTCACCTGCAGAACAAAATGAGGGGTTTAGAGATAGATGGGATGTTGCCAAGCTTTTTATATTTGTGATGTAAATGTACACCAAATGATAGCTGTAAAAGTAGTCCTATTACTCATAGTCATGGTAGAAAGTGATGTCAAGACAGACACACGTTGATGTTTAACAAATGTTTCCTTATTGATCACCTGCCCTCATTTTCTAATGTCTTTCTTAGAAGTCCTTCATTTTTATAGTTGAGACTAGTttgtgttttgagttctttaaagCAAATAAGGCACAATGTTTTAGCGTGTTTCTCATCAAGTGCAGTAAATGTAGGATTGCATACTGAGTATCATTTTAACTGTCTCTGCTTTAGATGTCTACATTGCAGCTGTCATTAAAGGATGCCACCTTGTCACACAGTCACTCAAGAGCCAGACGTTGGATGCGGAAGTCAATGTGTTATGCTCAGTTCTCTACAGCAATCACAACAGACTGGGCCACCACAAGCCCCATTTGGCCCTCAGACAGGTAAGCTCTGTGTTCCACTGGTAGCCTGAGACTGATGAACATGAGCCTTACACTGCcacttactatttttttatttatggaaAGTTCACATATTGCTTCTTAAGCCTGTaagatacaattatattttagctttttttgtctttgatttttccAAAATCATTTCAAAAAGCAATTTATAACCAAGCATATTTcaaagctggatatggtggttaacgcctttagtcctagcacttggaggcagaggcaggtggatttctgagtttgagaccagcctggtctatgtagctagttccaggacagccagggctatatagagagacctcgtctcaaataaaacaaggaagcaaacaaacaaaaaagtatattttgattctttccagttttattttctctatgtaCAGTCTAACAGGGCCTTTGCCTAGTTCAAAAGTAAACTAATTTAAActctaaaatcttaaaaaagaaaatagttgtgGTTCAGGGTTGTGGTTTACTTCTTTGGAATCATAATGTAATCAGCAGTGTGTTGGTGTTAGTGGGTTTATGGTTAAGTTGTGGTGTAGAATGGTTTCATGTACTTTTTGGAGATTAAGAAAATATTGTGACTTTGAGCTCCAGGACTTATAACATGGCAGAGAGCTGCTGAAGCTGGATTCTGCATGCACCATTCATGTAGTCACTTTGGTAATGCTGCAAGTACCTTTAAAAGCTCAGTGTACTGGGCACTATGtgacagagccatctttccagtatttacttatttttcacaaAGTTCTCTGTTGACAATGTATTGTATCTACACCTATGAAAAAGACATAGTTTCTCACTATACAAACCTACCCTTTCTGGTTAGCTATACTCCTACTGATTAAGGCCCAAGAGATGAAGATTCCCTTATCAAAGAGGATCATGGTCTTTCTCTAAATTTTCTTCTAGGGCAGCTTTTACCCAGGTTTTTGAATCCAAGATCAAACTTGTTTACTAACTTCCTTGCtgattttccttcccttcttcccttcccctctcccaaatCAGATTTCACTCACTATTTTCCAAGTGTATTACTGTTTTGGATTGTCGATAACTATCTTAAAAGATGGTGTCCAGACTTAGAAATTAaaaagccagccccagtgaattTAAGGATTGAGCTATACTGAAGTAGAACCGATAAGTGTGATTTGGTTTTTGGTAGTGTGTGTGTCGCTCTGACAAGATAACAGTACCAACCAGAATCAATTCCCATCATCCTTTGATGTGTTAGTGCAGTCCAGGGAGTGCCCATGGTGGGTGTTTCTGACATCTAGaatgtcagaaaaaaataaatctagagaATTTATACAGCATTTTGTATTCTACATGGaattttctcccctccccccacaagaACCCCTGTTCTAATAACAAGAATACATTCGTGAACAAAATGTACAAGTTCTCTTCTCCGTGGGGAGTTTATAGTATAGTTTGGAGGAAGTCAGTCAGCTAGTCAGTCAACAACTGGTATACCAACTGGTAAGAAGTGCTAgtaagggaaagcagagaaggggaATTGCAGTGTTAAATAAAGCATATCCATTTTAGCATTTAGTTAAGTACTTGATAGGTTATTACTAGAAATTGGAGTGTATCATATACCATGTTATTGTCTAGCGTATcttgcacatagtaggtgttcagTGTAGTTACTCTGTGACTAAGTCACTTTGTTCATTTCTGGTGCTTATAGACTGTTGAAACTGAGTTAAGAATGTGCTTTCTTGTTTTACTAGGCTCACTGCTGTAAATATGCTTCCTCAACAAATTATAATGTTGAGATTTACATTCATTTTGGTTACTTTCCAGCATCGAGTAATTTTCTTGAACTGAGAAATTCATTGGTGAAATTGTTTTGGGATCTGGGTTTCCTTGGCCTTTAAATGGGAAGGCCTTCTGTGGCATATTTCCATACCATGAAATGCTTTGCTTTCTTGCATTCTTGGTCATATCTGGGACACtgttgtatatatacacatactaatttgagctgctcttcctccttcagGTAGAACAGTGCTTAAAGCGTTTGAAACACATGAATTTGGAGGGGTCAATTGAAGACTTGTCACAGTTGTTGTCTGCCAAGTAGGTGGTCCATTGCTCTGTTGGGAGCACCCTTTGGTATTCTCTGTTTGGTAGTGAGGTATAATCAACTATGCCAAGATGTACATGTTTCGTGTTAATGAGGGGAACCTGTTGACTGATGGGAGGGACTGGTGGGATGCTGAAATAGGCCTCATAGGTTGCAGTGAAAGAGCAGTGGAGTGCTAGTGGGCATAACCACCTCAGGCTGAGCTTAAAGCAAGTCTTCACTTAAATGCTGCAGTAGAAATGCTGTATTTAGAAAATGACCGTGATGTCCTTTTCTGTGTATGTCAAGTGCAACTCAGCCTGGAGCTACAGAAAACCGCGTCGTGCCCAGCCAGCCGGTGGTGGAGGTGGTGCTGATGAAGGTTTTGGGAGGCTGCAAGCTGTTACTGCGCTTGCTGGACTGCTGCTGCAAGGCCTTTCTGTATCCTTGACTGTGGGAACACCTTTGTCTAAATGGAAGCTGTTTGGACTTCTGTTTAAATGCTGTGCTCTTAAGGCACTGTAACCTGTGGGATTCTCAAAGCTGTGCCTTTGGCTCCTCATTGCTGGCATGGCTGGTGCCTGGGACTCTGTGTCTCTACCTAGCATGTATTCTAAGAGCTTGCTCTTTAGAAATCCTTACTCTCAGACACTAACTGTAACAGTAGGAGCTCTAGTAGAATGGATAATTTTGCTTTTAGTGTAATGTGACTTTTTGCCGTTTTTGGGCTTTAATatcttataaatattaaattgtaaCTTACAACTTAAAttcccttggttttgtttttccacctTAAACGGATTCTTCAGGTTGACCGTGAAGCACTTAGGGCTAAAGGAATTCATTATTTTGAACCTTGTGATGGTTGGGCTGGTGAGCAGGTTATGGTATGttcatatttcttcatttgtgtttcatctttaccTGACCCCAGTTTCTTGTTAGTGTTCACACAGTTTCTTTTCTCACTGTCGCCCTGGGATCTGAAGGTgctgcttccctttcttcccaggACAGTTGATTTGCACATTGTTAGCTGGGTGGTTATGTCAGAGGGCTTTTCTCCTGAAACCTTCACCTGACACTGGGTAGCTCGGATAGTGAGTTCCTAGGACCTAGGAACTATAAtgatagtaaataataataacaataataataataatagtagtagtagtagtagtagtagtagtagtaataatgtTAGCAGTAGTAATATTGCAATAGACTTTTGAAAAAGCTGCTGTTCCTGGGCTGGCCATATTGTGGGTCTTTCTGACCACTGGTTgttaattttaatagaaattagAAATACAACTTGACCTTCCTTATATGGCCTAGACTTCTGCCTGACACACTGCTGCTTTTGAGCCATATTTGGTTGATAGAAATAACACTTGTAATatttataaactaaaaaaaagGCATTTCCTTGTGTATGTTTGTTCATAAAGTGGTTTGATAAATAACTAGGCACAGAATTGGATCATTAGTTCCTATCTGTGGCAAAACTGTCAAAACAAGAGACAAACCCAGAAGATTCTTCCTACCTTCAGATATAAACCTTGCTTTGATGTCTTAACCCAGAtatcttatttgtattttcaatcatcttttttttttctaaattaataacTTTTTTTAACATCCAAACTGaagttttccctctctcctctcctcaccccctccccctcaaaaaagggcaggcctcccgtagctatcaaccagccttggcatgtGCAGGCCTCCTGTAGCTATCAACAGCCTTGGCATGTCAAGTTGCAGTATGACTAAGCACCTTTTCTCCTGCTAAGGCTGGACCaggtaacccagtaggaggaaatggTCCCAATAGCAGGcaacagtcagagacagtccctgcttcCACTGTTAAAGGTCTCAAACTGTAGCATATGTACAGAGGGCCTAGGCCAATCCCATGTAGGCtcctggttggcagttcagtctctgtgagccctgtatgagcccaggttagttgattctgtgggctttcatgtggtgtccttgacctctctggctcctatagTTCCtcctctacatctgtttccattagttTATTCTGCTTATTCTTAATCAGAAGTACTAGCATTTGAattacctatctgtctgtctgtctgtctgtctgtctgtctgtctgtctataaagagcttctgtttctttctagGGTTCTCCATAAAGGACTTTTGAGAAGGCTGATTTCCTTGTATGAGCCATTGCTAGGTTTGCATCAGGAAATCTCCAGGATTCAGCCCATGCCTTACTTCAAAGATTTTGCCTTTCCCTCCAACATCACTGACTTTCTAGGCCCCTCCTACCTTGAAGTCTTTAAGGGAAAAACACCTGCAGCTTTTGCTACTAAAGGAGTAACAAAGTTGCTAAATAAACTGTTTTTAATGAGAGAGCAACTACCAAAGATCAATGAAGACACCTTAGATAGGCTTTCCAAACCATCTAAGCAAATGACAAGCAGTCCGCAGAGCAGTGTGGACCTGGGGCAGCCAGTGAAAGCCTGTAAAAGGACCAAAAAAGGTGAGCTGCGTGGAGAAGCATgcactttttatttcctttaaattgtgtttatttctgtctgttttttcTTAAATACATACTTACAAAATAAGCCTTTGAAAGCACGGTAGAGTCATGCATTGTACAGAAAGAACTTGAGAACCTCACACTGATCATGCTTAGGGAGGTGTGGGTGTTACCTGTTCTCACAGCTTTGCTTCGGTTCCTTCCTGGTGCTTTGCTttattctctccatttctctaaCAGTAACTTGGCAGGAAATGTCACGTAGTTAAGAATTTGTTGGAGGTTTGAAAATGATATGGCTgagtttttctgtctttttttttttttttttNNNNNNNNNNNNNNNNNNNNNNttttttttttttttttttaattccacagAAAAGCCATTGGAATTTGACGTGCGGGCTTTCTGCACAAGACTTCGAAACAAAGCTACTCAGGTCTGTCTGGTTTAACCTCATAGCTTTTCACTTGTGCCAGGTTAGAGGAAGCTCCTCACTAAGGAGTGAGGTACAGTTTGTAATAGGCTTGACTGCACTCTCAGTTCTTGGTGTGTGCTGCAGAATGAAGAAGgtggcttttttttattagatattttctttatttagatttcaaatgctctcccctttcctagtttcccctccaaaaaaaaaaaaaaaaaaaccctattcacttcccccctccctctgttcactaacccaccctctcccgattcctggccctggcattcccctacactggggcatagagcagGAGGTGGCTTTTTAATGGTCCTAGTTACTCCAATTAGTGGAATGTATTCAGAAGTGCTTTAATAGGCATTTCTCTGGAATCTCCAAGTAGCCTTATGGCCTACCCTAAGTATGGATGGTGAGCAATTTTAGAGCACTGGCTTTGTACTTGCTGGAATGTTGGCCCCACTTCATATTAGCTATGTTCCCTGACTTCTCTATACCTCCCTTCTCCACGCCatgcatctctgagtttgggcTAGTACAGGTAGTAGGTGGAGTCACTTGTGTGGTAAATATTTAACTGACAGCAGATGTTGTTAGTAACAGTCATCAGCTTTGTTTTCTCCCTCATTTGTCAGAAGGCATCAGTCCTTTTCGGAGTTCACGCTTTAACACGATACCTTTTATTAGTGTCAAAAAATGGTTCCTGACTTCATGACTAAGTAGATCAGTGTCACCCGTCACCCAGGAACCGTCACCCAGGAACCACTTCACTTTTATTTCCATTGTCTGGTTTCCTTCATGGGTTAtatcttccattttatttacGAACTCTTGTTTCTAAGAACCCACAGTTCTTTATTGAACTTTGTAACACAGATGGcagtttgtatttttatcttgCCTAATTCATGAGTTGAGGAGGAAAAATCATAGCAGATCCTTCAAGCACCTGACCATATCTTAAATGCTTTATGCACATTAACCCCACAATCCTCAGAAAAGGTCCGTGAGAGAAGCTCTTGCGTTACTGCTTTCATATCTCAAGGGGGGAAACTGAGACATGGAAAGTCTCCAGAGTTACCCAGGCTCCATAGTGAAGTGATGGGCTTCAGATTTGCATGCAGGCAGTGATTCTTTATTACAGCAGTCCCAGGAGAATCTTTCAGTTCTGGTCTCAACGACTGAGTGTCTGTGGGCCTTCCCACCTCTGCAGAGTTGGTCTGTAGGGGAGCTGGGCTAGATCCTCCTTATTCAAGAGTAATTGCTCCCATATTGTCAGTAATTGGCATTCATATACTCACCTATTTAGAGCAACTTATTGATTATGAAATAATACTGGAGTCtttaatttcataattatttctTTAGGTTCCTGTTGGGTTtgagaatatttatttacttatttatttggcggggtctcactatgtagccctgcctagcctagaactcaccatgctAGACCAGCAGGCAGACCTCATAGAGACcagtttgcctctgcttcctgagtgttgggcaTAAGTGTGTGCTAGCACAAATTTGGAAAGAAAGTAAGCTTTCAATGGAGGATAGATAGACTTGGTAGGTGGTATAGTTTCATAAAGTAGAAAAAAGTAGTAAAATCCAAACTTGACTTGTTGTAGAAAAGACTGAAGAAGTAAACATGCTTTCTTAAAATTGCACAAGGTAGGAGTGTTACATGCTTAATCATTCATTGTTCACAGACTGCCAGGCCTATCATGTTGGGCACTTCCAGGGTTCCCGGTTTTCATGTTTACAGTAACATTTATGACCCATCTTGAGGATTGTTCCTGGGGGTAATGGAAATAAGTGAAACGCAAATGTAGTCCAAGTCAGGCCTACTGGCATAGCCCTGTTATGTCTGTTactcagtaggctgaggcaggaggatggcaagttcaaaGCCTCTCTGAAGTAGACTGAGTTTAAATCAGTCTGGATAATTTGTAGAGGCCCAGTctcagaattaaaaagaaaaaaaaacaacaacaaaaccccatctTTTAAAGGGCTGAAGATATAGGCCACTTGCCAAGTATTTACCAGGTCCTAAGTTCAGTCTtcagtaaagaaaatgaagtcaaaaataaaaatgaactccctgataagcaaacaaaaaaacaaggtagTTGTGAAAAACTTGGGATGTTTTCCCCCTTCATCATTAGACCTTGACTACTTACTATTCAGTCAGTTTTagtgggtgtgtaggtgtgttacatatgtgtgttatAGTATTTATCTTGGGTTTCCTGTGTACACTTCATTAAAAGGCAGAGAGGACTTGCCTCTGTAGAAGTATAAAAAGAGGTAGTGTTAGGAGAATGGATGAAGAGGAAAGGTTGATGGATTAAAGGTgtccttaaaaattattttaatttttttaatggatcAGCTTTTCAAAACTCTTTTCCTTTACTTATAAGTCACTACTATTttcaatatcttttttctcaCCTTTTTACACTTCAGGAGACCAACTATGAGTTTAAATATTCTCAATCCAAACTGAAGACAACCAAACCTTCCTCTCAGAAACTGAGAACTCACTGGGCTAATAAAACTGTGCAAAGAATCCGAAGGACCAAGACATTCACCCAGCTTTCTGAAGAAATCGAAATGGCAATTATGTGGTCCCGGAGCAAAAAGCTCAAGGCTCAGACCACCTATCTGGGCAACAAGCTTCTCAAGAGTAATAGGCTTAGACATGTGGAATCTCAAGGCTATAGGTAATTACATTAGAAagattccttttccttttcaggaAGAAAGCTACTACGCATGTGCGTTACTTCCTTTGTTTAAAATCTAACAGCCCTTGGGGTGCTAGAGCAAGACCTGCTCAGAGTACAGTTTCATGTGTTGCTAACGCTATCTGGGCGGTTGTgtcaggagaagaaagggaactgTCAGTTGTCTGGACCTCCACCATATCATTCCCACTGGTTCATTTCAGAAAGCATTAAGATTGCCTGTGGTGTTCTacaagagcagtcaatgctcttgacttctcagccatctctctagcctggtaGCACACacccccagcacttgggtggcagagacaggtggatttctgagttccaggctgtgGTGTTCAAAGCCTAGGGCAATAGCATGGGGCAGCCTTAGTTCTCAGGGGCTCCTGATCTTGTGGGAGGTGGCCTTCTGTAGACCGTGGCAGCACAGCTGGCTGAGGGTGTGAGGATGAGGGAAATGAGGTAGTGAGGCAAATGCCTAGACAGATCAGGTGAGTTCTGACTACAGGCTTGAGGGGATGTAGAACAACTCATGCAGCACCACACGGGTCAGTTGTCTTCACCAGATGAccccttttcattttattcctttcctctgtTCATTTCCTGCTATAACATGCGCTTAGCCAAAAGCAGATTCTGACACACCACAGAGCTTTTCATGTGTGATATTTTGCCATTTCCACTCTTGTTTACCTAGGAACAAATTGTCAGCATGAGGGGAAGGCTATGGTGAGCAAAGTCACACCACTTGTGACCTTGTTAGGCAGATAATGGGAGTTACTTTGGGGCAAAATAGAGGCACATCTGCCTGCAACCTGAATCAGAGGGAATCAGGCTCTGAAAAAATACTTTTAGGTTGAAACtctcatttccttatttttgtatgtttgggattacacatatacacaggcttAGGACTTGTaatatattttgtacttttctgtTGGAAATTGTTAGAGACAGTTTAAAGTGCTTGAGAACTTTTTAGTGTCATAATaagttgagatttttctctttggtCCTTTAGTTTGCCAAAGAAGCTACAGTGCATGAAAACATCTCTTTGCAATTGCCTTCTCCGAGGCTCTAGTACCAGCACTTCAAAGCATCCTCCCAGACAAAGAAGATCAAAGTATAAAGTTTTATCAAGACGAAGGAAACCGCAGAGAAAGTTACAgtcaactcttctaaaggaaaccCAGCAGGTCCCTGAAGGGACTCTGAAGAACACTAGGGACAGCAGTGCTAAGAGCAGATGCTCTAGGACAGTTCAGAGGTCAGATGTCTGTCCTAATGGAAAGCAGGTCTTGAGAAAACTTGCAAAGCCTGACCTAAAAACAAAGAAGATGGGGACCCATGGGAATCTTACAGGGGGCAGTGGAAATGAATCTGGCCTTCGGGCGaagagacagatgcacatacacaaggCGCCAGACACTGCTAAAGAGGCGGATGACATTGATGATATTTTTGCTTTGATGGGAGTTTAGATGTACTGATGTGAAACTTCTGAGCAGGTAACAAGCTGGTCCAGTGTTCTGCTCCTTTAATGGGTGTTGCTAAGATCTGGAAACACTGCTTAGGCTGAGAGCTGCTTCTGTGCAGTACCCCAGAGGAGTGCATTCAGTTCAAT
This genomic window from Mastomys coucha isolate ucsf_1 unplaced genomic scaffold, UCSF_Mcou_1 pScaffold12, whole genome shotgun sequence contains:
- the Nepro gene encoding nucleolus and neural progenitor protein isoform X1 → MAAAVRPGAEPWNRVKIPQAGNCSTLTVQDPSATLDVYIAAVIKGCHLVTQSLKSQTLDAEVNVLCSVLYSNHNRLGHHKPHLALRQVEQCLKRLKHMNLEGSIEDLSQLLSANATQPGATENRVVPSQPVVEVVLMKVLGGCKLLLRLLDCCCKAFLLTVKHLGLKEFIILNLVMVGLVSRLWVLHKGLLRRLISLYEPLLGLHQEISRIQPMPYFKDFAFPSNITDFLGPSYLEVFKGKTPAAFATKGVTKLLNKLFLMREQLPKINEDTLDRLSKPSKQMTSSPQSSVDLGQPVKACKRTKKEKPLEFDVRAFCTRLRNKATQETNYEFKYSQSKLKTTKPSSQKLRTHWANKTVQRIRRTKTFTQLSEEIEMAIMWSRSKKLKAQTTYLGNKLLKSNRLRHVESQGYSLPKKLQCMKTSLCNCLLRGSSTSTSKHPPRQRRSKYKVLSRRRKPQRKLQSTLLKETQQVPEGTLKNTRDSSAKSRCSRTVQRSDVCPNGKQVLRKLAKPDLKTKKMGTHGNLTGGSGNESGLRAKRQMHIHKAPDTAKEADDIDDIFALMGV
- the Nepro gene encoding nucleolus and neural progenitor protein isoform X2, whose amino-acid sequence is MNLEGSIEDLSQLLSANATQPGATENRVVPSQPVVEVVLMKVLGGCKLLLRLLDCCCKAFLLTVKHLGLKEFIILNLVMVGLVSRLWVLHKGLLRRLISLYEPLLGLHQEISRIQPMPYFKDFAFPSNITDFLGPSYLEVFKGKTPAAFATKGVTKLLNKLFLMREQLPKINEDTLDRLSKPSKQMTSSPQSSVDLGQPVKACKRTKKEKPLEFDVRAFCTRLRNKATQETNYEFKYSQSKLKTTKPSSQKLRTHWANKTVQRIRRTKTFTQLSEEIEMAIMWSRSKKLKAQTTYLGNKLLKSNRLRHVESQGYSLPKKLQCMKTSLCNCLLRGSSTSTSKHPPRQRRSKYKVLSRRRKPQRKLQSTLLKETQQVPEGTLKNTRDSSAKSRCSRTVQRSDVCPNGKQVLRKLAKPDLKTKKMGTHGNLTGGSGNESGLRAKRQMHIHKAPDTAKEADDIDDIFALMGV